A part of Primulina eburnea isolate SZY01 chromosome 10, ASM2296580v1, whole genome shotgun sequence genomic DNA contains:
- the LOC140803090 gene encoding FCS-Like Zinc finger 10-like, with protein sequence MLRKGTRSYHKDEKKGHLLSDADVLGLKHKNNSYFDVPGLFSEFKSKNSDSDLVRSPTSPLDFRVFSAFGNPFRCSNSRNERQRNSWDCSKVGLSIIDSLDDEPKQSGKVIQSSDSKSILFGRQITGKSPNFCSHFDSLETIKSVPKNVDVFSNSGSIQASEQSLTSGVLSEIGEIPIGPFLCFRSFSLDSGRLGSLLSDSGGGKSNIGCSNLAAENATISMSSECKFLEGSHELGDCSGGKSSPIPSFCSGTNFISSISGSEIELSEDYTCVRTHGSNPKVTHIYSDFILECHDENLANFLKKSDDGKDDLTFCEGAGNSNLLASYHAVDFLKFCYSCKKNLDGEDIFMYRGEKSFCSWICRSQEILIEEQMEIPDNNYPENPRTQTTASRLY encoded by the exons ATGCTGAGGAAGGGGACAAGATCCTACCATAAAGATGAAAAAAAGGGCCATTTGTTGTCTGATGCTGATGTTTTGGGTTTGAAGCATAAAAATAACTCTTATTTCGACGTCCCCGGTTTATTTTCGGAGTTTAAATCCaagaattctgattctgatttaGTTAGAAGCCCTACTTCCCCATTAGATTTTAGGGTCTTTTCGGCTTTTGGAAATCCCTTTCGGTGTTCAAATTCACGTAATGAAAGGCAGAGAAATAGCTGGGATTGCAGCAAAGTAGGTCTAAGCATAATAGATTCACTTGATGATGAACCAAAACAATCAGGGAAGGTTATCCAGTCCTCTGATAGTAAAAGTATACTCTTTGGGAGGCAAATTACTGGGAAAAGTCCGAATTTTTGTAGCCATTTTGATTCACTAGAAACAATTAAGTCAGTGCCAAAGAATGTTGATGTTTTTTCAAATTCTGGGTCTATACAAGCCAGTGAGCAAAGTCTTACTTCTGGTGTTCTTTCTGAAATTGGTGAAATCCCAATTGGACCTTTTCTATGTTTTCGATCTTTTTCTTTGGATTCTGGAAGGCTTGGGTCCCTGTTATCTGATTCTGGCGGTGGTAAATCCAACATTGGATGTAGTAATTTGGCTGCCGAGAATGCAACAATTTCAATGTCTTCTGAGTGTAAATTTCTTGAAGGAAGTCATGAGTTAGGTGATTGTTCTGGGGGCAAGTCGAGTCCGATTCCTTCATTTTGTTCTGGAACTAATTTTATCAGTTCTATCTCCGGTAGTGAAATCGAGCTCTCTGAGGATTACACTTGTGTTAGAACACATGGTTCTAATCCAAAAGTTACTCACATATACAGTGATTTTATTTTGGAGTGTCATGATGAAAACTTAGCTAACTTTTTGAAGAAAAGTGATGATGGGAAAGATGACTTGACATTTTGTGAGGGAGCTGGAAACTCGAACCTTCTTGCTTCTTATCACGCTGTAGATTTTTTGAAATTCTGTTACTCTtgcaagaagaacttggatGGTGAAGATATTTTCATGTATAG AGGTGAGAAGTCGTTTTGTAGTTGGATTTGTCGGTCCCAGGAAATTTTGATTGAGGAGCAGATGGAGATACCTGACAACAACTATCCAGAGAATCCGAGAACTCAAACGACTGCGTCTCGTTTATATTAG